TTGAAAGAGATCAGCAGGCAAACCACCACACCGAACAGCGCAACGCCTTCGATAAGGGCAGCAGCGATAATCATGGCAGTCTGGATTTTGCCACCAGCCTCAGGCTGACGAGCGATAGATTCCATGGCGGAGCCACCGATTCTACCAATACCCAAACCAGCGCCAAGGGCCACTAGACCGGCACCGATACCGGCACCCATGATCGCGAAACCTGCGCCTTCTGACAGAGCTTGAAGCAGAATTGCTAATAGCATAATTATAGTTATATATAGTTAAAAAAAAGAAATTCAGATTTAATGGCCTCCGTCCCCGTAGCCCATGTCCTCCACATGGTCGTGTTCTTCCACGGCCCCGCCAAAATACATGGCAGAAAGCAGCGTGAAGATATAGGCCTGCAGCAGGCCCACGAACAGCTCCAGGAAGTTCATGAAGATGGCAAAGGCAATGCTCAGCGGGGCCACCGCAAGGCTCTCAAAGATAAAGATAAGGCTGAACAGCGAAAGGATAACAATGTGGCCCGCGGTGATGTTGGCAAAAAGCCGGACCATCAGTGAGAAGGGCTTGGTGATAATGCCGATAAGCTCCACCGGAATCATGATAGGGGCCAGCCATACCGGAACACCCGGCGTGGAGAAGATATGCGACCAGTACCCCTTGTTGCCGCTAAACACGGTGATGAGCAGTGTCATGACGGCCAGCACCATCGTGACAGCGATGTTGCCGGTCAGGTTGGCTCCCCCGGGCGTAAGCCCCAGCAGGTTATTGAACCAGATAAAGAAAAAGATGGTGAGCAGAAACGGCATGTAGCGCTCGTATTTGGGGCCGATGTTCGCTTTGGCGATGTCGTCGCGGATAAAAATGATGATGGGCTCAAAGAACGACTGAATGCCGCTCGGCGCCCGGCCCTCGTTCTTTTTGTAACGGGCCGCAATCACGAAGAAGATAATGAGCATCAGCGCCACGCTCAACAGCATGGAGGCCACGTTCTTGGTTAGCGAAAGGTCGTACAGGCCACTGTATCCCTCCACCGGCTCCCCTGCCGCATCGGCTTTGTATATATGGCCGTGGTCCAGCACATATCCGTTGTAGGGCACTTCTCCGCCATGCTCATCAAAGAAGTTGCTGGAGGAAAAGACCTGCAGTTGTCCGTTGTCCCACAGGATGACCGGCAGGTACAGCTCCAGGCCGTGTGCAAACTCCCACTTGTGCGCATCCGCAATGTGGTGCATGATCATGTCTCCAGGGCTGAACTCACCACCTTCTTCGGCCGGGGCCTCAGCCGCAAAGGCCGGAAGGGTAAAAAAGCACAGCAGCAAAACAATTAACTTCTTCATCAATAGAGATTTAGCAACAGAGTCCATAAAGCGGTGCCTTACACTTGGTTCTGCTTTTTCAAATTGGGCCGCAAGTTAGCCAATAAGCTGTAAATTTCAAATCCGGTAAAGAGAAAATATAATGCGAAGAAGTTCAGCACGAACTGCAGCTCGTTTTCGGAGAACAGGTACACATATATAAACACGACGCCGATGCTCAGCATCATCCGGAAGCCCATAGACCCGAAGTAGTAAAGTTGGAAGTTATCCTGGTCGTAACTGATGCCGAGCCGGGTGATATAGAAGGTGCCCGCTGTGACCAGCACAAAGAACGCCAGGATGTACCACACGTACGCATGCACCAGCGCATCGGCCGTAAAATACGACAGGGCGCCGATGCCAAGGCCCACAACTCCTGAGAACACCGACAAGTTTCGAAGAAAATTCACGTAAGCTATTTTTTATTGAGTGATAGAATAACCAGCACCATGGAGGCCACCACGGCCAGCACCAGCAGCACGATGGTAAACCACGGGTTCTCCGTCTGGAAATAAGCGTCCAGTTTCCCTCCTGCAAAGGCAGCCAGCACCATCGCCCCAATCATCTGGAAGGCGAGGCCGGAGTACTTCAGGTAGGGCTTCACGCTGTCCTCGCGCGAGGGCTTTGGTTTCTGGTCTGGCGTTTGGTCCATGTGTTACAGCCTTTTACAAAGGTAAGCATTTTAAAGTCATCTCTGCCGCGCGGTCACAAAAGCGGCATTGCGAAATTGCGGCTCCGCCTGAAACCATTTAGAATTTTGTATAGTTCAATAGCAGGCTGCAAAACAGCCGCTTGCCCAACTATTGGCAGAATGTTGTATTTTTGCAGGAGGTGCCTGGCATATAGGGGCAGGCTCAGGTTTCCGGCGTGCTCATGAGCCGCCGCCACACTCATACTGAAAGCTTGCGCCGCTACGTTTACACCTTATATATATAGTGCCTCAACATCCTGCACACGCTACTACCTTGAACAGAAGAACGCTGCACTTACTCTTTATTCTGGCAGGTCTGCTGCTGGCGGCATGCTCGGCTGAGCGCAACAACCCGCTCAGCAAGGCCTACCACAATACCACCGCGCGCTACAACGGTTTTTTCCTGGCAAGGGAGAAAATGCGCCTGATGGAGGAAGCCCTGCAGGAGCAAACGCAGTACGACTACAATCAGGTGCTGCCCATCTACCCCGCCATCGACACCACCACGGCCAAGGCCTTCGAGGCCGACCTGGAGGACATCAAGAAAAAAGCCTCGCACCCCATCCAGTACCACAAAAACAGCAAGTGGATTGACAACAGCTATATCCAGATAGGAAAAGCCAACTTTTACCAGCTGAACTTCGCGGAGGCGGTGCGCACCTTCAAATATGTGAGCGCCATCAGCAAAGACGAAGATGACCGCCACGAGGCGCTGGTGTGGCTGATGCGCAGCTTCATGCAGCTCGGGGAGATGGAGAATGCGCAGCAGGTGTCGGAGTATCTTCGTAAGGAGCGCCTGAACAAGGAAAATGCCCGGGAGTTGTACCTGGCACGCGCGCATTACTACCGCCAGCAGGCCGACACCGCTCAGGTGATGGAGAACCTGGCTCTCTCGCTCCCCAACTTCGACGACAAGGACCATGAGTCGCGGGTACGTTTTATGCTGGCGCAGCTCTACCAGCTCAAAAACCAGAAGAAAGAGGCTTACGAACAATACAGCAAAATACTGCGCCGCAACCCGCCCTACGACCTGGGCTTCTTCAGCCGCCTGAACCTGGGGCAGGTGTCGGAGTTGTCGGATGAGCAGGACAGGGAGCGCATCGCGGGCTACTACGAAAAGCTGCTGAAGGACGAGAAGAACCTGGAGTACCGCGACCGGATTTATTACGAGATGGCGCAGTTCGAGCTCCGACAGCAGAATTACGACAAGGCCCTGGAACTGCTGCAGCAGTCGCTGAAGACGCCGGGGAGCCTGGCCAACCAGAAAGGCTACAGCTATGTGGCGGCGGGCGAGATATACTTCGACAACCTGCAGAAATATGACCTGGCCGCCGCCTACTACGACAGCGCCGTGCAGGTGTACCCACAGCGGGCACCGGAGTATGAGACGGTGGTGGAGCAACGTGATATACTGTCTGACTTCGCGAAACAGTACGGCACCATACAAACACAGGACAGCCTGCAGCGCCTGGCCCGCATGAGTGAGCAAGAGCGGCTGGCGTTTGTGCAGGCGCTGGTGCAGCGCGAGGAAGAGGCGCGGCAGCAGGAACTTGCCCGCCAGCAGGAGCAGCAGCAGCTTGCCCAGGCGCAGCCATCGCGCAACAACAGGCGCAGCCAGAACGGCGATGCCTTCGGAACGGCTACCGAACCCGGCGGCGTCTGGTATTTCGACAACCAGGCTGCCATGGCCTCGGCCCGCGCGGAGTTCGTGCGCCGGTGGGGCGACAGGCCGCTGCAGGATTTCTGGCGCTACCGCAGCCGCGGCGAAACCGGGGAACAGCCCGCCGCCGCTATAGCCCAAGCCCCTGCCCAGGATACGGCACAGGCCCAAATCCCGCCGGAGGAAATGGCCGCCGCCCAGGTGCAGACGTACCTGCAGAACATCCCGTTGACAACAGCCGACA
This window of the Pontibacter russatus genome carries:
- a CDS encoding AtpZ/AtpI family protein; the encoded protein is MDQTPDQKPKPSREDSVKPYLKYSGLAFQMIGAMVLAAFAGGKLDAYFQTENPWFTIVLLVLAVVASMVLVILSLNKK
- the atpB gene encoding F0F1 ATP synthase subunit A, with protein sequence MKKLIVLLLCFFTLPAFAAEAPAEEGGEFSPGDMIMHHIADAHKWEFAHGLELYLPVILWDNGQLQVFSSSNFFDEHGGEVPYNGYVLDHGHIYKADAAGEPVEGYSGLYDLSLTKNVASMLLSVALMLIIFFVIAARYKKNEGRAPSGIQSFFEPIIIFIRDDIAKANIGPKYERYMPFLLTIFFFIWFNNLLGLTPGGANLTGNIAVTMVLAVMTLLITVFSGNKGYWSHIFSTPGVPVWLAPIMIPVELIGIITKPFSLMVRLFANITAGHIVILSLFSLIFIFESLAVAPLSIAFAIFMNFLELFVGLLQAYIFTLLSAMYFGGAVEEHDHVEDMGYGDGGH
- the atpE gene encoding ATP synthase F0 subunit C → MLLAILLQALSEGAGFAIMGAGIGAGLVALGAGLGIGRIGGSAMESIARQPEAGGKIQTAMIIAAALIEGVALFGVVVCLLISFKG
- the porW gene encoding type IX secretion system periplasmic lipoprotein PorW/SprE — encoded protein: MNRRTLHLLFILAGLLLAACSAERNNPLSKAYHNTTARYNGFFLAREKMRLMEEALQEQTQYDYNQVLPIYPAIDTTTAKAFEADLEDIKKKASHPIQYHKNSKWIDNSYIQIGKANFYQLNFAEAVRTFKYVSAISKDEDDRHEALVWLMRSFMQLGEMENAQQVSEYLRKERLNKENARELYLARAHYYRQQADTAQVMENLALSLPNFDDKDHESRVRFMLAQLYQLKNQKKEAYEQYSKILRRNPPYDLGFFSRLNLGQVSELSDEQDRERIAGYYEKLLKDEKNLEYRDRIYYEMAQFELRQQNYDKALELLQQSLKTPGSLANQKGYSYVAAGEIYFDNLQKYDLAAAYYDSAVQVYPQRAPEYETVVEQRDILSDFAKQYGTIQTQDSLQRLARMSEQERLAFVQALVQREEEARQQELARQQEQQQLAQAQPSRNNRRSQNGDAFGTATEPGGVWYFDNQAAMASARAEFVRRWGDRPLQDFWRYRSRGETGEQPAAAIAQAPAQDTAQAQIPPEEMAAAQVQTYLQNIPLTTADMQRSEKQVEEALFRLAKIYAQNLNDTAQAEQTYLKLLQRFPKSEHTAEVYYSLYLLYGKAGNVAQQQVYYNKVKQEFPNTSYARLLDDSEFLTKNAADNLKARALYDSAFSFYDAQEYAQATALLNQVTSQYPLNDIKDKVSFLEVMVTARTQKPEVLRQQLERFRKNYPGSPLQPQADQLLAIYSELEQKNLLRSDAPAAPAPKEPKSEVALTPEQKVSTELASITASAAKATPQLPPAAAPTPKPQQQAEAQPQAATPPPDSAATAAPAQPAAATTADSAGVAIVTATPAADPLAYEAAADSAYYFVLVYPAAESAFKDVLKKYEQYNSTYYRNEKLSIDSVAMAEGKTMLLVKAFSDPELALSYNVKQKGPQAPVGRIRGVDFTTFVISSANYRKFLQKKDLEAYLAFFKNNY